The following are encoded together in the Peromyscus leucopus breed LL Stock chromosome 1, UCI_PerLeu_2.1, whole genome shotgun sequence genome:
- the Tsg101 gene encoding tumor susceptibility gene 101 protein isoform X1: MAVSESQLKKMMSKYKYRDLTVRQTVNVIAMYKDLKPVLDSYVFNDGSSRELVNLTGTIPVRYRGNTYNIPICLWLLDTYPYNPPICFVKPTSSMTIKTGKHVDANGKIYLPYLHDWKHPRSELLELIQIMIVIFGEEPPVFSRPTVSASYPPYTATGPPNTSYMPGMPSGISAYPSGYPPNPSAYPGCPYPPAGPYPATTSSQYPSQPPVTTVGPSRDGTISEDTIRASLISAVSDKLRWRMKEEMDGAQAELNALKRTEEDLKKGHQKLEEMVTRLDQEVAEVDKNIELLKKKDEELSSALEKMENQSENNDIDEVIIPTAPLYKQILNLYAEENAIEDTIFYLGEALRRGVIDLDVFLKHVRLLSRKQFQLRALMQKARKTAGLSDLY; encoded by the exons tacaaATACAGAGATCTAACTGTCCGTCAAACTGTCAATGTCATCGCCATGTACAAAGATCTCAAACCTGTATTGGATTCGTATG tttttaatgATGGCAGTTCCAGGGAGCTGGTGAACCTCACTGGAACAATTCCTGTGCGTTACAGAG gTAATACATATAATATTCCAATATGCCTGTGGCTGCTGGACACATACCCATATAATCCCCCTATCTGTTTTGTTAAGCCTACTAGTTCAATGACTATTAAAACAGGAAAGCATGTGGATGCAAATGGGAAAATCTACCTACCTTACCTACATGACTGGAAACAT ccacGGTCAGAGTTGCTGGAGCTTATTCAGATCATGATTGTGATATTTGGAGAGGAGCCTCCAGTGTTCTCCCGTCCCACTGTTTCTGCATCCTACCCACCATACACAGCAACAGGGCCACCAAATA cctCCTACATGCCAGGCATGCCGAGTGGAATCTCCGCATATCCATCTGGATACCCTCCCAATCCCAG TGCTTATCCTGGCTGTCCTTACCCACCTGCTGGCCCATACCCTGCCACAACAAGCTCCCAGTACCCTTCCCAGCCTCCTGTGACCACTGTTG GTCCCAGCAGAGACGGCACAATCAGTGAGGACACCATTCGAGCATCTCTTATCTCAGCAGTCAGTGACAAACTGAGATGGCggatgaaggaggaaatggatgGTGCTCAGGCAGAGCTCAATGCCTTGAAACGAACAGAGGAAGATCTGAAAAAGGGCCACCAGAAACTGGAAGAGATGGTTACCCGCTTAGATCAAGAAGTA GCTGAAGTTGATAAAAACATAGAACTTTTGAAAAAGAAGGATGAAGAACTAAGTTCTGCTctggagaaaatggaaaatcaatCTGAAAATAATGACATTGATGAAGTTATCATTCCCACAGCCCCACTATATAAACAGATTCTAAATCTGTATGCAGAGGAAAATGCTATTGAAGACACTATCTTTTACCTGGGAGAAGCCTTGAGGCGGGGAGTAATAGACCTGGATGTGTTCCTGAAG CATGTCCGCCTCCTGTCCCGGAAACAGTTCCAGCTGAGGGCACTTATGCAAAAAGCAAGAAAGACTGCGGGTCTTAGTGACCTCTACTGA
- the Tsg101 gene encoding tumor susceptibility gene 101 protein isoform X2: MAVSESQLKKMMSKYKYRDLTVRQTVNVIAMYKDLKPVLDSYVFNDGSSRELVNLTGTIPVRYRGNTYNIPICLWLLDTYPYNPPICFVKPTSSMTIKTGKHVDANGKIYLPYLHDWKHPRSELLELIQIMIVIFGEEPPVFSRPTVSASYPPYTATGPPNSPSRDGTISEDTIRASLISAVSDKLRWRMKEEMDGAQAELNALKRTEEDLKKGHQKLEEMVTRLDQEVAEVDKNIELLKKKDEELSSALEKMENQSENNDIDEVIIPTAPLYKQILNLYAEENAIEDTIFYLGEALRRGVIDLDVFLKHVRLLSRKQFQLRALMQKARKTAGLSDLY; this comes from the exons tacaaATACAGAGATCTAACTGTCCGTCAAACTGTCAATGTCATCGCCATGTACAAAGATCTCAAACCTGTATTGGATTCGTATG tttttaatgATGGCAGTTCCAGGGAGCTGGTGAACCTCACTGGAACAATTCCTGTGCGTTACAGAG gTAATACATATAATATTCCAATATGCCTGTGGCTGCTGGACACATACCCATATAATCCCCCTATCTGTTTTGTTAAGCCTACTAGTTCAATGACTATTAAAACAGGAAAGCATGTGGATGCAAATGGGAAAATCTACCTACCTTACCTACATGACTGGAAACAT ccacGGTCAGAGTTGCTGGAGCTTATTCAGATCATGATTGTGATATTTGGAGAGGAGCCTCCAGTGTTCTCCCGTCCCACTGTTTCTGCATCCTACCCACCATACACAGCAACAGGGCCACCAAATA GTCCCAGCAGAGACGGCACAATCAGTGAGGACACCATTCGAGCATCTCTTATCTCAGCAGTCAGTGACAAACTGAGATGGCggatgaaggaggaaatggatgGTGCTCAGGCAGAGCTCAATGCCTTGAAACGAACAGAGGAAGATCTGAAAAAGGGCCACCAGAAACTGGAAGAGATGGTTACCCGCTTAGATCAAGAAGTA GCTGAAGTTGATAAAAACATAGAACTTTTGAAAAAGAAGGATGAAGAACTAAGTTCTGCTctggagaaaatggaaaatcaatCTGAAAATAATGACATTGATGAAGTTATCATTCCCACAGCCCCACTATATAAACAGATTCTAAATCTGTATGCAGAGGAAAATGCTATTGAAGACACTATCTTTTACCTGGGAGAAGCCTTGAGGCGGGGAGTAATAGACCTGGATGTGTTCCTGAAG CATGTCCGCCTCCTGTCCCGGAAACAGTTCCAGCTGAGGGCACTTATGCAAAAAGCAAGAAAGACTGCGGGTCTTAGTGACCTCTACTGA